One stretch of Cervus canadensis isolate Bull #8, Minnesota chromosome 5, ASM1932006v1, whole genome shotgun sequence DNA includes these proteins:
- the ZNF79 gene encoding zinc finger protein 79 isoform X1, with the protein MLEEGEPPSPDPALPQEEDTEEEGMAAGLTAGPQGSTPFSSLTVDFTQGGWRQLASAPRDRFEEGMPEKSRNLVLLGLPVSQPGMNFQLEQREGSWMLKRDGLRNACPDWKIISESPPEQDISEESFQDPSVEMPSGESEHRNSELGKSLNLRPFLSPQQRVPTEVRSRTWDTHAESFGKNAGTVKAHRVKPYTCNECGKAFSYCSSLSQHQKSHTGEKPYECNECGKAFSQSSSLIQHQRIHTGEKPYKCSECGRAFSQNANLTKHQRTHTGEKPYKCTECEKAFSDCSALVQHQRIHTGEKPYECSDCGKAFRHSANLTNHQRTHTGEKPYKCSNCEKAFSYCAAFIQHQRIHTGEKPYKCNACGKAFSQSANLTNHQRIHTGEKPYKCSECGKAFSQSTNLIIHQKTHTGEKPYKCNDCGKFFSESSALIRHHIIHTGEKPYECNECGKAFNQSSSLSQHQRIHTGVKPYECRECGKAFRCSSAFIRHQRLHAGE; encoded by the exons ATGCTGGAGGAAGGAG aACCACCTTCTCCAGACCCTGCCCTTCCCCAGGAGGAAgacacagaagaggaaggaatggCAGCTGGTCTCACAGCAGGGCCCCAA GGATCCACACCTTTCAGCAGTTTGACTGTAGATTTTACCCAGGGGGGATGGAGGCAGTTGGCCTCTGCTCCGAGGGACAGGTTCGAGGAAGGGATGCCAGAAAAGTCCAGAAACCTGGTCTTACTGG GACTTCCAGTTTCCCAGCCTGGTATGAACTTCCAGTTGGAACAAAGGGAAGGTTCATGGATGCTCAAGAGAGACGGCCTAAGGAATGCCTGTCCAG aTTGGAAGATTATATCTGAATCACCACCTGAGCAAGACATTTCTGAAGAATCATTCCAAGATCCAAGTGTAGAGATGCCTTCTGGGGAGTCAGAGCACAGGAACAGTGAACTGGGGAAGAGCCTCAATCTGAgaccattcctttctccacagCAGAGAGTTCCTACAGAAGTGAGATCCCGTACATGGGACACACACGCAGAGAGCTTTGGGAAGAACGCAGGTACAGTTAAAGCTCACAGAGTGAAGCCGTACACGTGTAACGAATGTGGCAAGGCCTTCAGTTATTGTTCTtccctttctcagcatcagaagagccacactggggagaagccaTACGAGTGCAatgaatgtgggaaggccttcagcCAGAGCTCATCTCTTATTCAGCACCAGAggattcacactggagagaaaccttataaatgcagtgaatgtgggagaGCCTTCAGCCAAAacgcaaacctcacaaaacaccAGCGAACtcatactggagaaaaaccctACAAATGTACTGAATGTGAGAAAGCCTTCAGTGACTGTTCAGCCCTTGTTCAGCACCAGAGaatccacactggagagaagccttacgAGTGTAGTGACTGTGGGAAGGCCTTCCGCCACAGTGCAAATCTTACCAACCACCAGCGGactcacacaggggagaagccctacaagTGCAGCAACTGTGAGAAGGCCTTCAGCTACTGTGCGGCATTTATTCAGCACCAGAGAATCCATACAGGGGAGAAACCCTACAAATGTAACGcatgtgggaaggccttcagcCAGAGTGCAAACCTCACAAACCACCAGAggattcacactggagagaaaccctacaaGTGTAGTGAGTGCGGGAAAGCATTCAGCCAAAGTACAAACCTTATAATCCACCAAAAGacccacactggagagaaaccttataaatgtaatgaCTGCGGGAAATTCTTCAGTGAAAGCTCCGCCCTTATTCGGCATCATATAATTCACACAGGAGAAAAGCCCTATGAGTGCAATGAGTGTGGAAAGGCATTTAACCAGAGCTCATCCCTTAGTCAGCATCAGCGAATTCACACTGGTgtgaaaccctatgaatgtagagagtgtgggaaggccttcaggTGTAGTTCAGCTTTCATTAGACATCAGAGACTCCATGCTGGAGAGTAA
- the ZNF79 gene encoding zinc finger protein 79 isoform X3 yields MNFQLEQREGSWMLKRDGLRNACPDWKIISESPPEQDISEESFQDPSVEMPSGESEHRNSELGKSLNLRPFLSPQQRVPTEVRSRTWDTHAESFGKNAGTVKAHRVKPYTCNECGKAFSYCSSLSQHQKSHTGEKPYECNECGKAFSQSSSLIQHQRIHTGEKPYKCSECGRAFSQNANLTKHQRTHTGEKPYKCTECEKAFSDCSALVQHQRIHTGEKPYECSDCGKAFRHSANLTNHQRTHTGEKPYKCSNCEKAFSYCAAFIQHQRIHTGEKPYKCNACGKAFSQSANLTNHQRIHTGEKPYKCSECGKAFSQSTNLIIHQKTHTGEKPYKCNDCGKFFSESSALIRHHIIHTGEKPYECNECGKAFNQSSSLSQHQRIHTGVKPYECRECGKAFRCSSAFIRHQRLHAGE; encoded by the exons ATGAACTTCCAGTTGGAACAAAGGGAAGGTTCATGGATGCTCAAGAGAGACGGCCTAAGGAATGCCTGTCCAG aTTGGAAGATTATATCTGAATCACCACCTGAGCAAGACATTTCTGAAGAATCATTCCAAGATCCAAGTGTAGAGATGCCTTCTGGGGAGTCAGAGCACAGGAACAGTGAACTGGGGAAGAGCCTCAATCTGAgaccattcctttctccacagCAGAGAGTTCCTACAGAAGTGAGATCCCGTACATGGGACACACACGCAGAGAGCTTTGGGAAGAACGCAGGTACAGTTAAAGCTCACAGAGTGAAGCCGTACACGTGTAACGAATGTGGCAAGGCCTTCAGTTATTGTTCTtccctttctcagcatcagaagagccacactggggagaagccaTACGAGTGCAatgaatgtgggaaggccttcagcCAGAGCTCATCTCTTATTCAGCACCAGAggattcacactggagagaaaccttataaatgcagtgaatgtgggagaGCCTTCAGCCAAAacgcaaacctcacaaaacaccAGCGAACtcatactggagaaaaaccctACAAATGTACTGAATGTGAGAAAGCCTTCAGTGACTGTTCAGCCCTTGTTCAGCACCAGAGaatccacactggagagaagccttacgAGTGTAGTGACTGTGGGAAGGCCTTCCGCCACAGTGCAAATCTTACCAACCACCAGCGGactcacacaggggagaagccctacaagTGCAGCAACTGTGAGAAGGCCTTCAGCTACTGTGCGGCATTTATTCAGCACCAGAGAATCCATACAGGGGAGAAACCCTACAAATGTAACGcatgtgggaaggccttcagcCAGAGTGCAAACCTCACAAACCACCAGAggattcacactggagagaaaccctacaaGTGTAGTGAGTGCGGGAAAGCATTCAGCCAAAGTACAAACCTTATAATCCACCAAAAGacccacactggagagaaaccttataaatgtaatgaCTGCGGGAAATTCTTCAGTGAAAGCTCCGCCCTTATTCGGCATCATATAATTCACACAGGAGAAAAGCCCTATGAGTGCAATGAGTGTGGAAAGGCATTTAACCAGAGCTCATCCCTTAGTCAGCATCAGCGAATTCACACTGGTgtgaaaccctatgaatgtagagagtgtgggaaggccttcaggTGTAGTTCAGCTTTCATTAGACATCAGAGACTCCATGCTGGAGAGTAA
- the ZNF79 gene encoding zinc finger protein 79 isoform X2 — MLEEGEPPSPDPALPQEEDTEEEGMAAGLTAGPQGGWRQLASAPRDRFEEGMPEKSRNLVLLGLPVSQPGMNFQLEQREGSWMLKRDGLRNACPDWKIISESPPEQDISEESFQDPSVEMPSGESEHRNSELGKSLNLRPFLSPQQRVPTEVRSRTWDTHAESFGKNAGTVKAHRVKPYTCNECGKAFSYCSSLSQHQKSHTGEKPYECNECGKAFSQSSSLIQHQRIHTGEKPYKCSECGRAFSQNANLTKHQRTHTGEKPYKCTECEKAFSDCSALVQHQRIHTGEKPYECSDCGKAFRHSANLTNHQRTHTGEKPYKCSNCEKAFSYCAAFIQHQRIHTGEKPYKCNACGKAFSQSANLTNHQRIHTGEKPYKCSECGKAFSQSTNLIIHQKTHTGEKPYKCNDCGKFFSESSALIRHHIIHTGEKPYECNECGKAFNQSSSLSQHQRIHTGVKPYECRECGKAFRCSSAFIRHQRLHAGE, encoded by the exons ATGCTGGAGGAAGGAG aACCACCTTCTCCAGACCCTGCCCTTCCCCAGGAGGAAgacacagaagaggaaggaatggCAGCTGGTCTCACAGCAGGGCCCCAA GGGGGATGGAGGCAGTTGGCCTCTGCTCCGAGGGACAGGTTCGAGGAAGGGATGCCAGAAAAGTCCAGAAACCTGGTCTTACTGG GACTTCCAGTTTCCCAGCCTGGTATGAACTTCCAGTTGGAACAAAGGGAAGGTTCATGGATGCTCAAGAGAGACGGCCTAAGGAATGCCTGTCCAG aTTGGAAGATTATATCTGAATCACCACCTGAGCAAGACATTTCTGAAGAATCATTCCAAGATCCAAGTGTAGAGATGCCTTCTGGGGAGTCAGAGCACAGGAACAGTGAACTGGGGAAGAGCCTCAATCTGAgaccattcctttctccacagCAGAGAGTTCCTACAGAAGTGAGATCCCGTACATGGGACACACACGCAGAGAGCTTTGGGAAGAACGCAGGTACAGTTAAAGCTCACAGAGTGAAGCCGTACACGTGTAACGAATGTGGCAAGGCCTTCAGTTATTGTTCTtccctttctcagcatcagaagagccacactggggagaagccaTACGAGTGCAatgaatgtgggaaggccttcagcCAGAGCTCATCTCTTATTCAGCACCAGAggattcacactggagagaaaccttataaatgcagtgaatgtgggagaGCCTTCAGCCAAAacgcaaacctcacaaaacaccAGCGAACtcatactggagaaaaaccctACAAATGTACTGAATGTGAGAAAGCCTTCAGTGACTGTTCAGCCCTTGTTCAGCACCAGAGaatccacactggagagaagccttacgAGTGTAGTGACTGTGGGAAGGCCTTCCGCCACAGTGCAAATCTTACCAACCACCAGCGGactcacacaggggagaagccctacaagTGCAGCAACTGTGAGAAGGCCTTCAGCTACTGTGCGGCATTTATTCAGCACCAGAGAATCCATACAGGGGAGAAACCCTACAAATGTAACGcatgtgggaaggccttcagcCAGAGTGCAAACCTCACAAACCACCAGAggattcacactggagagaaaccctacaaGTGTAGTGAGTGCGGGAAAGCATTCAGCCAAAGTACAAACCTTATAATCCACCAAAAGacccacactggagagaaaccttataaatgtaatgaCTGCGGGAAATTCTTCAGTGAAAGCTCCGCCCTTATTCGGCATCATATAATTCACACAGGAGAAAAGCCCTATGAGTGCAATGAGTGTGGAAAGGCATTTAACCAGAGCTCATCCCTTAGTCAGCATCAGCGAATTCACACTGGTgtgaaaccctatgaatgtagagagtgtgggaaggccttcaggTGTAGTTCAGCTTTCATTAGACATCAGAGACTCCATGCTGGAGAGTAA
- the RPL12 gene encoding 60S ribosomal protein L12, with translation MPPKFDPNEIKVVYLRCTGGEVGATSALAPKIGPLGLSPKKVGDDIAKATGDWKGLRITVKLTIQNRQAQIEVVPSASALIIKALKEPPRDRKKQKNIKHSGNITFDEIVNIARQMRHRSLARELSGTIKEILGTAQSVGCNVDGRHPHDIIDDINSGAVECPAS, from the exons ATGCCGCCTAAGTTTGACCCCAACGAGATCAAAGTCG tgTACCTGAGGTGCACCGGTGGGGAAGTCGGTGCCACGTCTGCCCTGGCCCCCAAGATCGGCCCGTTGGGCCTG TCTCCAAAAAAGGTCGGTGATGACATAGCCAAGGCAACTGGTGATTGGAAGGGTCTGAGGATTACAGTGAAACTGACCATTCAGAACAGACAAGCCCAG ATTGAGGTGgtaccttctgcttctgccctGATCATCAAAGCCCTCAAGGAACCACCAAGggacagaaagaagcagaaaaaca ttAAGCACAGTGGAAACATCACTTTTGATGAGATCGTCAACATTGCCCGGCAGATGCGGCACCGGTCTCTAGCTAGAGAACTTTCTG GAACCATTAAAGAGATCCTGGGGACTGCCCAGTCTGTGGGCTGCAATGTTGATGGCCGCCACCCTCATGACATCATAGATGATATCAACAGTGGTGCAGTGGAGTGCCCAGCT AGTTAA